The region ATAACGAGAATAAGATACGTTGTTAACAACGTTGTCAAGAGAGAAAATAAAAAGCTCTAGGCAGCCAGGCGTTGCGTTACCATATAATGGGCACCGAAGTTTCAAAAGCACGACACATATTTTACACGTAAATTAATTTTGAGAACTCTGATGTAAGGCTCAATTTTACGACAATCTTTCTTGAAGCTAGGCTGTATTTCATCAGTCATCACAAAAGTACGAGTAGTATTTTAACTTTTCTTGAAACTACTTATATCATAATTTATATTGAAACAAAGATGATTATTATCCAAACACCTGATAAAAGATGCAACAACAATGTAGTTGCAACTTGCAAGCTATACTTAGATTGACAACAATCTAATGCACACATTACACATATCGCTTCACTTAGTGCCTTTTAATGAACTCAGTTATGGCTACAAACAACTCTTCAGTCCTTGCAGCTGTTGATGGATCAAAATCAACTGCAAGTTTGTTCAAGTAGAAACTGTGACCCACTCCACCACTAAGGAACAATTCCACATCTTTCCCTGCTTTTTTCATGGCCTCATAATATTCCATCTCAGTGTCTATGATCAGATCAGTTTCCGCAATGCATAGCATCATTGGCGGCATTTTTAGGCTACTGATGGGGGGCGCAGCGTCCCCCATTGGACACGTAATCGGGTGGTCCTTCGTCGATCCAAGTGGCAATGCGAAATTCAAGAATTTGTCCAGCATGTCTAGTGTCAAGAATGGAGATTGTGGCTGCTCTAATTCAGATTTGCTTCTCGTAGCACGGACGAATCCCGGATGAATCGGGATTCCTCCTGCTAGACGCAGGGGACTAAGATCCTCGGTCCCTGCACGAGCTGCAACTTCGTGCACAAGATTCCCACCAGAGCTGTCTCCAATTAGGTACACTCTGGTGAAATCTGCATGTGCATTGAGCCAGGGCTCTTGTAGCTTTCCTCTGGCTAAAGAACGGAGCCAGAGGAGTGCAAAGTAGCTTTCATTGGAAGCTGCAGGGAGACGATGCTCTGGAGCTCTCGGGAGATAAACCGAGACGATTATGGAGCGTGAGGTACGAGCTAGTCTAGTGTACACAGCATAGTACATGTACCAACTGGCTTCGCTAATGCAAAAGCCGCCTCCGTGGAAATGGAGGACAATAGGCAAAGTTTCGGAATCTGTAGTATTTTTTTCTGGTAAGTAGATACGGACTCGAACTCCAGAGTCCGTATCTACGTCCTTGACAGCAACTCCGTCGATAAATTTTTCATGAGACATGACCGGTTGAGCCATAAAACTGACCTCGGGTGGGCCGGTCCATGTCCTGTCGACAGAGCCATCGTCGTAAACTCTGAGCCAGCCAGAGACTTCCTCAACTATTTTCTTCTCGTGGACCATATTTGTAAAGTGAGAGCAGAGTTTTCTTTGTATGAGCAGAGCAGAGGTTTTGTGTAATGATAGGAGTTTGAGTTTGATGGTAATGATATGTAGAGTGAGATATTGGTGTGTTTTTATAGTACTTTTGGTAGGGCTCGATTTGTGGAAAAACAAATAAACTGGGGTCATTATGTCTTCCTAAAGTTATTTCCAAGCAATTCAACCAACACTTCCATGGAAAATTATAGGAGCAAAAAGAAAACTTGCTAGCTAGTCTAACGACTGacaatatatattataaagaaaATGTTTGATATACAGAGCTGTGTACCAAATTTTGTACATAAAAATATGGGGTGGATTTTAATTGGAATGAGTCCTTGCATTCAAATCAACAACACCAATTAAAATACGCCACATTTAGTGCCATGTCATTctgtataattttttttgtacAAAATTATGTACACCTAGCACCACTCATATTATTATCAACATAAGCTACAAATGGAAATTATTGATTCTATAGCAGTGGTATGTGCATAAAATTAATGCAAAATATATGGGATCATTCCAATCAAAACATAACACATATTATTTTTcgtaaaattttatattttatgaaTTTAGCACTTTCCTTCCAATAATAGATAGTAACGGCTTGAATTTTAAAACATGGTTCCAGTTTCCTAACAATCAATTGATTAAATTAGGgtaaaatattgattttaatttaacaaaaaaacacagtatatttaattttaataaatgaataCAATTCTTTAAAATATTAAATCATGGAAATTTAATGGTATAATTTAGCTAAAGCAACCCTGCTAACACTCTGTAGGTCAGCTTTGACAATTTTTGTTATCTGTTAAGGCCGAATAAACAAAGTAAATAATTTCATAAAATAATTCATGGATCATAATAGTCAACCGTCTCCATGTACGTAGTACGTTAGACACTAGACGCGTAGTTAGTTAAACCAAACAATGTTCAAATACATGAGATTTTCAAGTGGGAAAGGCTGCGGAGACTTTCTATTCTTTGAATTAATAATCTTTTCAAGTCAGTTTTTCAAACACTAGCTTAGAATCTTCACTGCATAACAGAAAAAGAAGTTAGTGAGAAAAAATTGTGAGAAGAAAACTTGAAATCATGTGTCACCATTTAGATTCAAATCGATCCCAACTTTATTTGAAATGTAATTTTTGATTTCAgtttaattattttgaaaatcagCAAGAAcgtaaataattttattttataaatcataAACTAAATTATTGTTAAATCTTGTCAAATTTCCGATTTCAACTTATCATATATATTTCGTCGTTACTGTAATtaccttttaaaaaaaataattgttGAGACTTTTGTATTAATTTATCAAATTTTCAATTTTAACTTATCATACGTATCGCTCctgaaattatttttaatgtTAAATATCATGTGTTAATTGTTCCTCATTTTTTAAATATAACTTCAATTGAGTAATATTAACCAAAAAAATTATCTTAATAACTGATATCAtttatagaaaatttatttttatacaaaataataataatttaaattatcaAACTACATTATTTGTACGACCACAAAACAAATATTTGAGGTGGAGATGGACTGGCGATAAGGGGGGCCATTTAAGGCAGCAGCCCTCAATATCATATAACGTGTTACGACTGCAAAATGTGGTATGAATCATTCGATGGTCTTTGCGCTTTCATTTCCGGTAAATTTGTACCCCATTACTCCTTTTGACTAGAGGAAACAGCCATCCACTTTTCTCTTGACTAGTTGTTAGCATGCAAAACATACGCCATCCTTGATATCATATCATTGATATGTCTAGCAAAACTCAGTTTTGTAAAAAATTATAATATCGATATAACCACGACACCCTCTATTCAGTAATTATTGATCGGTTATTAGATACAGTTGTGTGATACGATAACAAGTTATTTGTTACGATAAATAATAACTGTCAGATTTAAAGTCGGATAAATGAACACCGTtgaatacaataataaaataatattatattaatatttaaagtGTTTTCATGAATTCATGATTCGAACCCCATCAacagcttattatatttaaacttttatatttttttattttaacaatttttaCAGGTTCAGGCTTGAGTCCCGTCAAtaacattttatattatttattttcagtcaattCTCAAATTATCACAAAACTTAACTTATTATGTTCTTAAATTTATTTTCCAACTACTGaaaatatatatcaaaatataaataattttaacataaaattattataaataattatttaaatgtTAAAAGCAATTCATGCATCGCACGCGTCATAGGCTAGTATATATAATGACCATATTTTTTATGCCCAAAATTTGTAAAATAATTATCTAGGTAAAAGTAGGGTCAATTGGATAGAATGCGCGCAGGATTATCAAGAATTAGACAAAATAGAGCAAGCTCTATAACCTGAAAAGAAAGGACGCGCCATTGACAGAATATACAATACAATCATCCTAAATATTAGGGCGCTGCCTAAGGACACGAAGGatctaaaaaaaattatttaaaagatTGTTGGCTAAGGTGGCGCCAACCTACGGATTGGGCGCTTCTTCATGGTGACAAAATAGGGAGAGCCCTATATGTGACGTCCCTCAAATTCGGGGGTCTGGATTTGACGTCGTCACACGAAAACCATTTTTAAAATACTTTTGTAAACCTGTATTTGTGAAAAGATAATAGAAATCAAAGAATTCAAAAACCTGAATATTTGAAAAGAATTTCAAAGGAAATAGTTTAACCCCCTAAAAACAGGATCGCATACAGGTTACAACATTGAAATTAGAATCAACTACTATTATTAATAAAAAACATCTTTTACAATCTCAAGTCATCTTCGATAAGAAGAATCACTACTGCTTTATTTACAAACAATATTTATACTTGAATCTCAATAAATAACTCTAATGTGAACCTTCTTCCTCATCAGATTCTCTGGATACCTTCTATGACCTCTGGATAACTTAACCACTCATATTCTTTGCCTAGCCTTAGCCGTAGTTGCTATTGAACTCGAGCAACTAATCTTTAAGCCTTTCTGAAATGATTATAAGAAAAGGAAGGGTGAGCAACAATGCTCAACAAGTACCAATATAGCAACAATAATTTGAAATAGTTTAACAAGTGTTCACAATCTCAGGGTAGTATATAAAAAGATTCATCAATCTTTGTATCAATTGAAAACTGGGAAATTTAATCATTCAGATGAATTATTGAATTGGACTTACACCATTTTACTAAAAACCgaaggttaggctgttgatcagtcagacACTAACCCCGAATATGGCACACAACCCTATTCTTTAtaatggatccaaggcacgcatttGCCTAcatttgaccacgaatctggtctaaccacgaatctggtctacatattttataaaaaaaatccaattctaataattcaaTTCAATAAAAACATTCACATTCATAAACTGAATCATAATCCACagttgtaaaaatatttaactaaaaCAACATTGCATTTGATAACTAATTCCTTTATGAAAGAGTTTCGACTTTGTAATAACAAATGTTTGGTATGTGTGAGGAGAAATCAGGTATACAAGGGTGTGTATTCATCGAATGAAAGGTATTTGGTGATTTTAAAGTAGTATCGTTGGGTATGTGTTCAAAGGATATGATAAAGTGTCTGGCTTTTCAGAACTTGAAGGTAGAAAGAAATCATGAATTTATTTCTCAGAATTAAAGGTTTACCAGGTGTGGTTCTCCGCATAAAGCATAATGTCATAATCATGAAAGAAATAGCAAATCTTTGCAACATATATAAGAAATGATTTAGGAACTTTCCTTAAATCCGATTCCAAACTCACAGCTCAATCTTATCTTTCCAATTTCATAATCTATGCATATCGTAACTCACAGATAGCCTCTGACTATACTCTATTCACTACACATTATTGCTTTCTTGACTTATTCCTTGTTCGCTTTGCGACACCATTTGACCTTCTGTACGTCTTCGATATTGCACATCTCATCCAGATCTTTTACGAGAATAACACCATACTATAATCATTAAACAGTCGATCGAATTTCACTTATAACTATCAAACCTCATATCTGTAACCCTTCGCATATACTTATCAGGTATACCTATAAACACTTAACACATAATCACTTAACACATAATCACAAGTCAACCTATATAACCCTTCCGACTTATCAATTATTAGCTAATACATAAACATAACTCAGTTCATATAACTCTTTTGAGCTTATCAAATATTACTTAACACATAATGATGCTTTGACTCTATCACAACTATTCTATCAATACGAGTACAAATCATATCAAAAATCTGACATTATCTCGTCCATTTATTAGACTATCACCCTATAATTCTATTTCAATcaacaatcaatcaatcaaacTGAATTCCAACATCAAACTGGACACTACGTTATGTTACTCAATTCACTTATCACGTTCTTAACACAAGAAATAAACATCTACTTCACATACTCATCAATTAATACataatcagatcacatataatcATATTATGCATATCCAATGACATGTACTCACACCTCCGACTCAATcattttattacaaaaatattaaaatagacAATATAAGTTTCTAATCACTTTTCGTTTCGTCTGAATCCGAATTACGGATCAGAAGTTACGATTAAACCAGACACTCTCATCagcacataattcatataatatGCAAACACTTAattcatgtatcacataattcatataacatatgactcagtttattACAACATCCGACtcagtatgtttaaaactgaaatcgagtcaaAATACAGTTTTTTGATATTTATGCGACTCAGAAATGTTAACAAaatcaagcgacctttcgaaacgaagattttatgtctcgaaagtatttttaatagaagcggAATTTTTTTATGAGTTTAGAAGctttcgtttcgtattaaacggatgaacggtctatttattacgaataaaataagaataatttaattaataataatattaattgaatttaaatacctttatataaaatttttaaaagcacaaaatgatttttaaatcattatttggcttaattataaataattacattttatttaactatttatagataaatataattgattaaataaattaatcaattgattaaatcaataaataattaactaaaataaattataaataattaaatcaaaattttgaatttttgaaaataataaagaaaataattttccGGAATTAAAATAAATcggttaattattaaaataattaaccaaattagtttaggaattaaaaatgattttataaatttaaaatagaattttgatttatttttaaaagaaaaatgtAAAAAATAGTTTTCAGAAAGGGATTTTGGGTTTTGAAGGATCAAACTCGGGTCTAAAATGGGTCAGAATTCGGTTTGGGAAGAACAACTGGGTTTCCAAATGAACCTCCTTTTTGCTGGAAATGATTCCATAGCCTTTCAGGAGTTCATTCAAACAATAACCGACATCAAATGATTCTTCAGTCGACTTCTCCAGCCGAAATCGGCCCAACTCCGGCGACCTTCAACCATAATTCGGCCAACAATACGATTTTCTTTATTTCTTAACCAAATCAAACGTTCTATACACCAAATTAAAGCATGCAATCTCTACAATCTATTCAGGTAATGAACAATCATCAATAACTCAAGAATACTCTGAAAAATTGATTTGaaatttttcaaaaatccaaGAACTCGGTTTCATTCAATattaaaccaaaatcaacaaGTTTATATATGAAATCAATCCTGCAGATCTCAGGAATGTTAATCAATCAACAAAACAACCAAACAACCgctataaataaaaaaatgaatttaaattttaataaacaaAAAATGAAAATACGAAATGGATAAATAAGACCTTATACGATGATTCTGATACGGATACGACCGTCTCGTCgagagcttcaatttgactaTTTATACGCCTCTATCGGATTCCAGTAAAGTCTACAAAtcctcgtttgattatgaagaacatgA is a window of Apium graveolens cultivar Ventura chromosome 11, ASM990537v1, whole genome shotgun sequence DNA encoding:
- the LOC141697953 gene encoding putative carboxylesterase 17; this translates as MVHEKKIVEEVSGWLRVYDDGSVDRTWTGPPEVSFMAQPVMSHEKFIDGVAVKDVDTDSGVRVRIYLPEKNTTDSETLPIVLHFHGGGFCISEASWYMYYAVYTRLARTSRSIIVSVYLPRAPEHRLPAASNESYFALLWLRSLARGKLQEPWLNAHADFTRVYLIGDSSGGNLVHEVAARAGTEDLSPLRLAGGIPIHPGFVRATRSKSELEQPQSPFLTLDMLDKFLNFALPLGSTKDHPITCPMGDAAPPISSLKMPPMMLCIAETDLIIDTEMEYYEAMKKAGKDVELFLSGGVGHSFYLNKLAVDFDPSTAARTEELFVAITEFIKRH